The Polyodon spathula isolate WHYD16114869_AA chromosome 13, ASM1765450v1, whole genome shotgun sequence genome includes a region encoding these proteins:
- the LOC121325217 gene encoding cadherin-15-like isoform X1, translated as MWSKVFAMFLLLVAVFYQVGSTSVTEQQAEGDSAEVLFLWRQKIVGSSGLQRAKRAWVIPPINIPENAKQIPKNIVQIKSDILEPGKVLYKIQGPGVDENPKGFFEINETTGWVILMNVLDRETHSKFKIKAYALDLSGKPMEEPTELEIHVVDQNDNRPAFVQEEFTGRVHENSKPGTSVMQVEATDADDIETENAALAYSIIGQESIPPFRINKTMFGIDELTGIISTRDVGLDREEVDGFNITLQVADMSGSGMTSYSSALIYINDVNDNAPNFTSDTFHMSAMENKVQADVGRITVTDEDEAQTENWWVKYTITAGDPEGNFDIRRDDATNEGIVSVVKPLDYESLNYYELVVMVENESPLSLMGPKTPPSSATVTINVLNQNEPPGFRQSPLRLSIPEGSPAGTLLASNIALDPDRQALRYDVQHDPDQWLFLDDESGEITANKEITKNSRFLTEDVYMAIITVEDTGDYPSTATATVYITVLEVNDFAPEPFPLSKFMCNDPEKGSGLVLSATDKDQPPHGAPFLFSLDDSEPENIRNWTLHRINDTHAALRLLSAVVEGDYVLPVLLSDSGMPALTEIHMVNVTVCHCNNEGSCQPFLAAIFSAGVGLSLGALLIILGSIVLLLLLLLIMAAVEQCHRRPIRKGMLGISEDDIRDNILNYDEQGGGEEDENAYNMDQLRNPNEIIPPPTAAMPRGKQPVRKDTPYNYPSPSYPRKTPADPIDIEDFINNGLDAADKDPNVPPYDTALIYDFEGDGSLAGSLSSIASGSSDGDQDYDYLNSWGPRFNKLANLYDKH; from the exons GTAGGCAGCACATCTGTCACAGAACAACAGGCAGAGGGGGACAGCGCAGAGGTTCTGTTTCTGTGGCGACAGAAGATAGTGGGGTCTAGTGGGCTACAGAGAGCCAAGAGAGCCTGGGTTATTCCACCAATCAACATCCCTGAGAATGCCAAGCAAATCCCAAAGAATATAGTCCAG ATCAAATCTGACATTCTTGAGCCCGGGAAGGTGCTGTATAAGATCCAAGGCCCGGGGGTCGATGAGAATCCCAAAGGATTTTTTGAAATCAATGAAACGACCGGGTGGGTCATTCTAATGAATGTGCTTGACAGGGAAACCCACAGTAAGTTTAAG ATCAAGGCCTACGCCCTGGATTTGAGCGGGAAACCCATGGAAGAGCCCACTGAACTGGAGATCCATGTGGTGGATCAGAACGACAACCGGCCCGCCTTCGTGCAAGAGGAATTTACTGGACGTGTTCATGAAAACTCTAAACCAG GTACGTCTGTCATGCAGGTTGAGGCAACGGACGCGGATGACATTGAGACAGAAAACGCAGCCCTGGCGTACTCCATCATCGGCCAGGAGAGCATCCCGCCATTCCGAATCAATAAAACCATGTTCGGAATCGATGAGCTCACTGGCATCATCTCCACCAGGGATGTAGGGCTGGATCGAGAG GAGGTGGATGGGTTTAATATCACACTCCAGGTTGCGGACATGTCTGGTTCTGGGATGACCAGCTATTCCTCAGCACTGATCTACATCAATGACGTTAACGACAATGCTCCCAATTTCACCTCTGACACG TTCCACATGTCAGCAATGGAGAACAAAGTGCAGGCTGACGTTGGCAGAATCACTGTGACAGACGAAGACGAAGCGCAAACAGAGAACTGGTGGGTGAAGTACACCATCACAGCTGGGGATCCGGAGGGGAACTTCGACATCCGCAGGGATGATGCAACCAACGAAGGCATAGTGTCTGTGGTGAAG CCGCTGGATTATGAGTCTCTGAATTACTATgagctggtggtgatggtggagAACGAGAGTCCGCTGAGCCTCATGGGTCCCAAGACCCCCCCGAGCAGTGCCACTGTGACCATTAACGTGCTGAACCAGAACGAGCCCCCCGGCTTCCGGCAGAGTCCCCTGAGACTTAGCATCCCCGAGGGAAGCCCGGCCGGCACCCTGCTAGCCAGTAACATCGCCTTGGACCCTGACAGGCAGGCTCTACG ATACGATGTGCAGCACGACCCGGACCAGTGGCTGTTCCTGGATGATGAGTCTGGGGAGATCACAGCCAACAAGGAAATTACCAAGAATTCCCGCTTCCTCACTGAGGACGTCTACATGGCCATCATCACAGTGGAAGACACAG GAGACTACCCCAGCACAGCCACTGCCACGGTGTATATCACAGTGTTAGAGGTGAATGACTTCGCCCCTGAGCCCTTTCCTCTGAGCAAGTTCATGTGCAATGACCCAGAGAAAGGTTCTGGTTTGGTTCTGAGTGCTACCGACAAAGACCAGCCCCCTCacggagcaccctttctcttcaGTTTGGATGACAGTGAGCCAGAGAATATTCGGAACTGGACCCTCCACAGAATCAATG ATACTCATGCGGCGCTGCGTCTGCTCTCGGCAGTGGTGGAGGGAGACTACGTGCTCCCGGTGTTGCTCAGTGACTCCGGCATGCCTGCCCTCACTGAGATCCACATGGTCAACGTGACGGTGTGCCACTGCAACAATGAGGGAAGCTGTCAGCCTTTCTTAGCTGCCATCTTCAGCGCTGGAGTGGGGCTGAGCCTGGGCGCGCTCCTCATCATCTTGGGCAGCATCGTGCTCCTGCTCT TGCTGTTGTTGATCATGGCTGCAGTGGAACAGTGTCACCGAAGGCCCATCAGGAAAGGGATGCTGGGAATTTCAGAAGATGACATTCGAGACAACATCTTGAACTATGATGAGCAAGGGGGCGGAGAAGAGGACGAG AATGCCTACAACATGGACCAGCTGAGGAACCCCAATGAGATCATCCCACCCCCCACCGCGGCCATGCCTAGAGGGAAGCAGCCAGTCAGGAAAGACACGCCCTACAATTACCCCTCCCCCTCGTATCCACGGAAAACCCCGGCCGACCCCATTGATATCGAGGACTTCATTAACAAT GGTCTGGATGCAGCAGACAAGGACCCCAATGTGCCCCCGTATGACACAGCGCTGATCTATGACTTCGAGGGGGACGGCTCGCTGGCTGGCAGCCTGAGCTCCATCGCCTCGGGCAGCTCTGACGGAGACCAGGACTACGACTATCTCAACAGCTGGGGACCCCGCTTTAACAAACTGGCCAACCTGTATGACAAGCACTGA
- the LOC121325217 gene encoding cadherin-15-like isoform X2, whose amino-acid sequence MWSKVFAMFLLLVAVFYQVGSTSVTEQQAEGDSAEVLFLWRQKIVGSSGLQRAKRAWVIPPINIPENAKQIPKNIVQIKSDILEPGKVLYKIQGPGVDENPKGFFEINETTGWVILMNVLDRETHSKFKIKAYALDLSGKPMEEPTELEIHVVDQNDNRPAFVQEEFTGRVHENSKPGTSVMQVEATDADDIETENAALAYSIIGQESIPPFRINKTMFGIDELTGIISTRDVGLDREEVDGFNITLQVADMSGSGMTSYSSALIYINDVNDNAPNFTSDTFHMSAMENKVQADVGRITVTDEDEAQTENWWVKYTITAGDPEGNFDIRRDDATNEGIVSVVKPLDYESLNYYELVVMVENESPLSLMGPKTPPSSATVTINVLNQNEPPGFRQSPLRLSIPEGSPAGTLLASNIALDPDRQALRYDVQHDPDQWLFLDDESGEITANKEITKNSRFLTEDVYMAIITVEDTGDYPSTATATVYITVLEVNDFAPEPFPLSKFMCNDPEKGSGLVLSATDKDQPPHGAPFLFSLDDSEPENIRNWTLHRINVLLLIMAAVEQCHRRPIRKGMLGISEDDIRDNILNYDEQGGGEEDENAYNMDQLRNPNEIIPPPTAAMPRGKQPVRKDTPYNYPSPSYPRKTPADPIDIEDFINNGLDAADKDPNVPPYDTALIYDFEGDGSLAGSLSSIASGSSDGDQDYDYLNSWGPRFNKLANLYDKH is encoded by the exons GTAGGCAGCACATCTGTCACAGAACAACAGGCAGAGGGGGACAGCGCAGAGGTTCTGTTTCTGTGGCGACAGAAGATAGTGGGGTCTAGTGGGCTACAGAGAGCCAAGAGAGCCTGGGTTATTCCACCAATCAACATCCCTGAGAATGCCAAGCAAATCCCAAAGAATATAGTCCAG ATCAAATCTGACATTCTTGAGCCCGGGAAGGTGCTGTATAAGATCCAAGGCCCGGGGGTCGATGAGAATCCCAAAGGATTTTTTGAAATCAATGAAACGACCGGGTGGGTCATTCTAATGAATGTGCTTGACAGGGAAACCCACAGTAAGTTTAAG ATCAAGGCCTACGCCCTGGATTTGAGCGGGAAACCCATGGAAGAGCCCACTGAACTGGAGATCCATGTGGTGGATCAGAACGACAACCGGCCCGCCTTCGTGCAAGAGGAATTTACTGGACGTGTTCATGAAAACTCTAAACCAG GTACGTCTGTCATGCAGGTTGAGGCAACGGACGCGGATGACATTGAGACAGAAAACGCAGCCCTGGCGTACTCCATCATCGGCCAGGAGAGCATCCCGCCATTCCGAATCAATAAAACCATGTTCGGAATCGATGAGCTCACTGGCATCATCTCCACCAGGGATGTAGGGCTGGATCGAGAG GAGGTGGATGGGTTTAATATCACACTCCAGGTTGCGGACATGTCTGGTTCTGGGATGACCAGCTATTCCTCAGCACTGATCTACATCAATGACGTTAACGACAATGCTCCCAATTTCACCTCTGACACG TTCCACATGTCAGCAATGGAGAACAAAGTGCAGGCTGACGTTGGCAGAATCACTGTGACAGACGAAGACGAAGCGCAAACAGAGAACTGGTGGGTGAAGTACACCATCACAGCTGGGGATCCGGAGGGGAACTTCGACATCCGCAGGGATGATGCAACCAACGAAGGCATAGTGTCTGTGGTGAAG CCGCTGGATTATGAGTCTCTGAATTACTATgagctggtggtgatggtggagAACGAGAGTCCGCTGAGCCTCATGGGTCCCAAGACCCCCCCGAGCAGTGCCACTGTGACCATTAACGTGCTGAACCAGAACGAGCCCCCCGGCTTCCGGCAGAGTCCCCTGAGACTTAGCATCCCCGAGGGAAGCCCGGCCGGCACCCTGCTAGCCAGTAACATCGCCTTGGACCCTGACAGGCAGGCTCTACG ATACGATGTGCAGCACGACCCGGACCAGTGGCTGTTCCTGGATGATGAGTCTGGGGAGATCACAGCCAACAAGGAAATTACCAAGAATTCCCGCTTCCTCACTGAGGACGTCTACATGGCCATCATCACAGTGGAAGACACAG GAGACTACCCCAGCACAGCCACTGCCACGGTGTATATCACAGTGTTAGAGGTGAATGACTTCGCCCCTGAGCCCTTTCCTCTGAGCAAGTTCATGTGCAATGACCCAGAGAAAGGTTCTGGTTTGGTTCTGAGTGCTACCGACAAAGACCAGCCCCCTCacggagcaccctttctcttcaGTTTGGATGACAGTGAGCCAGAGAATATTCGGAACTGGACCCTCCACAGAATCAATG TGCTGTTGTTGATCATGGCTGCAGTGGAACAGTGTCACCGAAGGCCCATCAGGAAAGGGATGCTGGGAATTTCAGAAGATGACATTCGAGACAACATCTTGAACTATGATGAGCAAGGGGGCGGAGAAGAGGACGAG AATGCCTACAACATGGACCAGCTGAGGAACCCCAATGAGATCATCCCACCCCCCACCGCGGCCATGCCTAGAGGGAAGCAGCCAGTCAGGAAAGACACGCCCTACAATTACCCCTCCCCCTCGTATCCACGGAAAACCCCGGCCGACCCCATTGATATCGAGGACTTCATTAACAAT GGTCTGGATGCAGCAGACAAGGACCCCAATGTGCCCCCGTATGACACAGCGCTGATCTATGACTTCGAGGGGGACGGCTCGCTGGCTGGCAGCCTGAGCTCCATCGCCTCGGGCAGCTCTGACGGAGACCAGGACTACGACTATCTCAACAGCTGGGGACCCCGCTTTAACAAACTGGCCAACCTGTATGACAAGCACTGA